A region from the Cannabis sativa cultivar Pink pepper isolate KNU-18-1 chromosome 9, ASM2916894v1, whole genome shotgun sequence genome encodes:
- the LOC115699265 gene encoding senescence-associated protein AAF, chloroplastic isoform X1 gives MALISSKVSSNSTSTKIATLSKSHGIQKSFVKSMQQNKLQFTSQSGEPTQLGHQCLSTKIFCFPNGTLWHRNGKPSSFTVSRRPSMLCRSSGPQNSRRKGGLRTCDDHEISSDQNEDEQPISPTRSINSTKGLAEACKFVYNDAKYVNERARNDIILLSRGIMRLDARARQGVAILGSEFLKLDARAREDTIKLDRNVKKKAEFLHHIATILKDKAESRLKTAADKHWSDGALEADLRLADFRAKQRAMEDALMALEFVKNIHDMMVNQMYKFPLGRESGSLSATDMIDQIMLEKNGKTSEYFPGEVSTDRITAIQEAYWSMASALSEADGIDYTDPEELELLITTLIDLDAMDGKSSVSLLAECSSSPDVNTRKALANALSVAPSMWTLGNAGMGALQRLAEDSNPTIAAAASKAIYELKKQWEIEEGDSWRFMVNQNNMKQGSEEADNDTDII, from the exons ATGGCACTTATTTCAAGCAAGGTGTCAAGCAACTCAACATCAACGAAGATTGCAACTCTTTCTAAATCACATGGAATTCAAAAATCATTTGTTAAGTCAATGcaacaaaataaattacaatttaCAAGTCAATCAGGTGAACCAACACAACTAGGCCACCAATGTTTGTcaacaaaaatattttgttttccCAATGGTACTTTGTGGCACAGAAATGGAAAACCATCGAGCTTCACTGTTTCGCGAAGACCCTCCATGTTATGCAGGTCGAGTGGCCCTCAAAACTCTAGAAGAAAAGGAGGTCTTAGAACTTGTGATGATCATGAAATAAGTAG TGACCAAAATGAAGATGAGCAACCAATTTCACCCACTAGAAGTATTAACTCTACAAAGGGCTTAGCTGAAGCTTGTAAATTTGTATATAATGACGCGAAGTATGTCAACGAAAGGGCTCGCAATGATATTATCCTACTTTCACG AGGCATAATGAGATTGGATGCTCGTGCACGACAAGGCGTTGCTATTCTTGGGTCTGAGTTTCTTAAGCTTGACG CTCGAGCAAGGGAGGACACTATAAAACTTGACCGTAATGTGAAGAAGAAAGCAGAATTCCTTCATCATATTGCTACA ATCTTGAAGGACAAAGCAGAGTCAAGATTGAAAACTGCAGCTGATAAACATTGGAGCGATGGAGCCTTAGAG GCTGATTTGCGCCTCGCTGACTTCCGTGCTAAGCAACGTGCAATGGAAGATGCTCTAATGGCTTTAGAG TTTGTCAAAAATATCCATGATATGATGGTTAACCAAATGTATAAATT TCCTCTTGGTAGGGAAAGTGGATCTCTTTCAGCAACTGACATGATCGACCAAATAATGCTTGAAAAGAATGGTAAAACCAGCGAGTACTTCCCTGGAGAAGTATCCACTGATCGGATAACTGCAATTCAG GAAGCATACTGGAGTATGGCATCTGCTCTCTCTGAAGCTGATGGAATTGATTACACTGATCCTGAAGAG CTCGAGTTGTTGATCACAACTCTCATAGATCTGGATGCAATGGATGGGAAAAGTAGTGTTTCATTATTGGCAGAATGTTCAAGCTCTCCTGATGTTAATACTAG GAAAGCATTGGCTAATGCATTGTCTGTAGCTCCATCCATGTGGACACTTGGTAATGCAGGCATGGGAGCATTACAG AGACTTGCTGAGGATAGTAACCCGACAATAGCTGCTGCAGCATCGAAGGCTATCTATGAGCTGAAGAAGCAGTGGGAAATAGAGGAAGGTGACAGCTGGAGGTTTATGGTGAACCAGAACAATATGAAACAAGGAAGTGAAGAAGCTGACAATGATACAGATATAATTTGA
- the LOC115699265 gene encoding senescence-associated protein SPA15, chloroplastic isoform X2, whose amino-acid sequence MALISSKVSSNSTSTKIATLSKSHGIQKSFVKSMQQNKLQFTSQSGEPTQLGHQCLSTKIFCFPNGTLWHRNGKPSSFTVSRRPSMLCRSSGPQNSRRKGGLRTCDDHEISSDQNEDEQPISPTRSINSTKGLAEACKFVYNDAKYVNERARNDIILLSRGIMRLDARARQGVAILGSEFLKLDARAREDTIKLDRNVKKKAEFLHHIATILKDKAESRLKTAADKHWSDGALEADLRLADFRAKQRAMEDALMALEFVKNIHDMMVNQMYKFPLGRESGSLSATDMIDQIMLEKNGKTSEYFPGEVSTDRITAIQEAYWSMASALSEADGIDYTDPEEVQLYFHATEPRNINLIWMQWMGKVVFHYWQNVQALLMLILGKHWLMHCL is encoded by the exons ATGGCACTTATTTCAAGCAAGGTGTCAAGCAACTCAACATCAACGAAGATTGCAACTCTTTCTAAATCACATGGAATTCAAAAATCATTTGTTAAGTCAATGcaacaaaataaattacaatttaCAAGTCAATCAGGTGAACCAACACAACTAGGCCACCAATGTTTGTcaacaaaaatattttgttttccCAATGGTACTTTGTGGCACAGAAATGGAAAACCATCGAGCTTCACTGTTTCGCGAAGACCCTCCATGTTATGCAGGTCGAGTGGCCCTCAAAACTCTAGAAGAAAAGGAGGTCTTAGAACTTGTGATGATCATGAAATAAGTAG TGACCAAAATGAAGATGAGCAACCAATTTCACCCACTAGAAGTATTAACTCTACAAAGGGCTTAGCTGAAGCTTGTAAATTTGTATATAATGACGCGAAGTATGTCAACGAAAGGGCTCGCAATGATATTATCCTACTTTCACG AGGCATAATGAGATTGGATGCTCGTGCACGACAAGGCGTTGCTATTCTTGGGTCTGAGTTTCTTAAGCTTGACG CTCGAGCAAGGGAGGACACTATAAAACTTGACCGTAATGTGAAGAAGAAAGCAGAATTCCTTCATCATATTGCTACA ATCTTGAAGGACAAAGCAGAGTCAAGATTGAAAACTGCAGCTGATAAACATTGGAGCGATGGAGCCTTAGAG GCTGATTTGCGCCTCGCTGACTTCCGTGCTAAGCAACGTGCAATGGAAGATGCTCTAATGGCTTTAGAG TTTGTCAAAAATATCCATGATATGATGGTTAACCAAATGTATAAATT TCCTCTTGGTAGGGAAAGTGGATCTCTTTCAGCAACTGACATGATCGACCAAATAATGCTTGAAAAGAATGGTAAAACCAGCGAGTACTTCCCTGGAGAAGTATCCACTGATCGGATAACTGCAATTCAG GAAGCATACTGGAGTATGGCATCTGCTCTCTCTGAAGCTGATGGAATTGATTACACTGATCCTGAAGAGGTCCAACTTTACTTTCATGCTACTGAGCCTCGAAATATCAATTTG ATCTGGATGCAATGGATGGGAAAAGTAGTGTTTCATTATTGGCAGAATGTTCAAGCTCTCCTGATGTTAATACTAG GAAAGCATTGGCTAATGCATTGTCTGTAG
- the LOC115699261 gene encoding myosin-binding protein 3 isoform X1, which translates to MAANRFATMLHRNGTHKLVLLLVYAVLEWVLILLLLLNSLFSYMITKFASYFGLQKPCLWCSRVDHILEPGEHKRSYVTDLLCDNHAAEISQLGFCSNHRKLAESSKMCWDCLASQPSRNDKLENDDDDGDDDEETVLKCCCCNENLSRRQNLDSYLLFRPSWGSLEYGQKGDLVMEAVDDDEGENNNGGEFLGRILSDKLKKHKRSNGEEHDEAELVTDEHHFPSNVCSFNSRDTMEEDCLSSSSMFICYEKEAMEDSKGGSFDIARQGSNGSSEIVQQSSDFTTVHCPEEENNLIEDVQCTSTNSLRIFDLNHRLVPIELIDSSTQADRGGSSLKEENLKEEGNRQDEKLRFESMILSGLKVSQEGSINKTNESDSKRAGNLEMVMTVADQSSVRAAADGKHKLVSMESEQVGCTQEVHAIQINASEEAIVTPNISPETEVENAKHSLDELIESKTVERAHLSDCVADQEHSPAKHNDIDNSSKPCDAFVAQTDLDLELTAKPKEQETTSFFDTNQERRDHSCILSEPNAVKEEKFPDTPTSTDSLYHLDKKMLLSEKRESGSKESLDGSVLSEVEGGDGVISMEHLKTALKSERKALSALYTELEEERSASAIAANQTMAMITRLQEEKAAMQMEALQYQRMMEEQSEYDQEALQLLNDLMVKREKEKQELEKELDEYRKKVQDYEEKEKMRMIRRLRDGSVRSRNSSASCSHTWDSDGLSIDLNHELRAEDSSLCDHQENSNDISTPADAVQNLEEIALDCVKHISILDDSLTEFEEERLSILDQLKALEEKIIQLGGEDEGFSNDLKLIADSSRSNIEDFEGNHDFSRSTGENGVSDVGNQMNYDYTERKKYMDSMAKKLLPLLDAAGEGDEYNEHFITEENLTSKPVDMQNSSASMFALESNKVGIEEEVDHVYERLQALEADKEFLKNCMSSIKKGDKGMDLLQEILQHLRDLKNIEVQMRNTNDDE; encoded by the exons ATGGCTGCCAACAGGTTTGCAACCATGCTTCACAGAAACGGCACACACAAACTAGTGCTACTTCTGGTTTATGCAGTCCTTGAATGGGTGTTGATACTGCTCCTCCTCCTTAACTCTTTGTTCAGTTACATGATCACCAAGTTTGCTAGCTACTTTGGCCTTCAAAAGCCATGTTTATGGTGTTCAAGAGTTGATCACATATTGGAACCAGGAGAGCACAAGAGGTCATATGTTACAGATCTCCTCTGTGATAACCATGCTGCTGAGATATCCCAGCTTGGGTTCTGTTCAAATCATCGAAAACTGGCAGAATCAAGCAAAATGTGCTGGGATTGCTTGGCTTCTCAGCCGAGCCGTAATGACAAgcttgaaaatgatgatgatgatggtgatgatgatgaagagacTGTTTTAAAGTGCTGTTGCTGCAATGAGAACTTGAGTAGGAGACAGAACTTAGATTCATACTTATTGTTTAGGCCTTCTTGGGGATCTTTGGAGTATGGTCAGAAAGGAGATTTGGTTATGGAAGCTGTGGATGATGATGAAGGTGAGAACAACAATGGAGGTGAGTTTCTGGGGAGAATACTTTCTGATAAGCTAAAAAAACATAAGAGAAGTAATGGAGAAGAACATGATGAGGCAGAACTTGTTACAGATGAACATCATTTTCCTTCTAATGTTTGTAGCTTTAACTCGAGAGATACCATGGAAGAAGATTGTCTAAGCTCCTCATCAATGTTTATATGTTATGAGAAGGAAGCAATGGAAGATAGCAAAGGTGGTTCCTTTGACATTGCCCGACAAGGTTCTAATGGCAGCAGTGAGATTGTTCAGCAGAGCTCGGATTTTACTACTGTCCATTGTccagaagaagaaaataatttGATTGAAGATGTTCAATGCACCTCCACCAATAGTCTTAGAATATTtgacctcaatcatagattggttCCTATTGAGTTGATCGATTCTTCAACTCAAGCAGACCGAGGAGGCAGCAGCTTAAAAGAAGAAAACTTGAAAGAGGAAGGTAATCGCCAGGATGAGAAATTACGTTTTGAATCGATGATTTTGTCGGGACTCAAAGTCTCTCAAGAAGGATCAATAAACAAGACGAACGAGAGTGACAGCAAAAGAGCTGGAAACCTAGAAATGGTCATGACTGTAGCTGATCAATCTTCAGTTAGAGCTGCTGCTGATGGAAAACACAAATTGGTCAGCATGGAAAGTGAACAAGTTGGTTGTACTCAAGAAGTACATGCTATACAAATCAATGCGAGCGAAGAAGCAATTGTAACACCAAATATCAGTCCAG AAACAGAAGTTGAGAATGCAAAACATTCTTTGGATGAGTTGATTGAATCGAAAACTGTGGAGCGAGCTCATTTGTCTGATTGTGTTGCTGATCAAGAACACTCTCCTGCAAAACACAATGATATTGACAATTCTAGTAAACCTTGCGATGCATTCGTGGCTCAGACCGACCTTG ATCTGGAGCTTACTGCGAAACCAAAAGAACAAGAAACAACGAGCTTCTTTGACACCAATCAAGAGAGAAGAGATCACTCATGCATTCTTTCAGAGCCTAATGCAGTGAAGGAAGAGAAATTTCCTGACACGCCAACTTCTACCGATAGTCTATATCACTTGGATAAGAAAATGTTACTTTCTGAAAAAAGAGAATCTGGGTCGAAGGAGTCCTTGGATGGAAGTGTTTTAAGTGAGGTGGAAGGTGGTGATGGAGTTATAAGCATGGAACACCTTAAAACAGCACTGAAATCAGAACGAAAGGCATTAAGTGCCTTATATACAGAATTAGAAGAGGAGAGAAGTGCTTCTGCAATAGCTGCAAATCAAACTATGGCAATGATAACAAGGCTTCAAGAAGAGAAGGCTGCAATGCAGATGGAGGCGTTGCAGTATCAGAGGATGATGGAGGAACAATCtgagtatgaccaagaagccTTGCAGCTGCTCAATGACCTCATGGTCAAAAGAGAGAAGGAGAAGCAAGAACTCGAAAAGGAACTAGATGAATATCGAAAGAAGGTACAGGATTATGAGGAAAAAGAGAAAATGAGGATGATTAGAAGGCTTAGAGATGGAAGCGTAAGAAGTAGGAATTCTTCTGCCTCTTGCAGCCATACATGGGATAGTGATGGCCTATCTATTGATCTAAACCACGAATTAAGAGCTGAAGATAGCAGCCTCTGTGACCACCAAGAAAACAGTAACGACATCAGCACACCAGCTGATGCAGTACAAAATTTAGAGGAAATAGCACTAGACTGTGTGAAGCACATAAGCATTCTTGATGACTCTTTGACTGAATTTGAGGAGGAGAGGCTGTCTATTCTGGATCAGCTAAAAGCGTTGGAGGAGAAGATAATACAATTGGGAGGAGAAGACGAGGGATTTTCCAATGATCTTAAACTGATTGCAGATTCATCCAGGTCAAACATAGAAGACTTTGAAGGGAACCATGATTTTAGCAGAAGTACAGGAGAGAATGGGGTATCAGATGTTGGCAATCAAATGAATTACGACTACACTGAGAGGAAGAAATACATGGATTCCATGGCAAAGAAGCTCCTTCCACTTCTAGATGCTGCAGGTGAAGGCGATGAGTATAATGAACATTTCATAACTGAAGAAAACCTCACATCAAAACCTGTTGATATGCAAAACTCCTCAGCTTCCATGTTTGCATTGGAGAGCAACAAAGTAGGCATTGAAGAGGAGGTAGATCATGTCTATGAGAGGCTACAAGCTCTTGAAGCAGACAAGGAGTTCCTCAAGAATTGCATGAGTTCCATTAAAAAGGGAGACAAAGGGATGGATCTTCTCCAAGAGATTTTACAGCATTTAAGGGATCTAAAAAACATTGAAGTTCAAATGAGGAATACTAATGATGATGAATGA
- the LOC115699261 gene encoding myosin-binding protein 3 isoform X2 encodes MAANRFATMLHRNGTHKLVLLLVYAVLEWVLILLLLLNSLFSYMITKFASYFGLQKPCLWCSRVDHILEPGEHKRSYVTDLLCDNHAAEISQLGFCSNHRKLAESSKMCWDCLASQPSRNDKLENDDDDGDDDEETVLKCCCCNENLSRRQNLDSYLLFRPSWGSLEYGQKGDLVMEAVDDDEGENNNGGEFLGRILSDKLKKHKRSNGEEHDEAELVTDEHHFPSNVCSFNSRDTMEEDCLSSSSMFICYEKEAMEDSKGGSFDIARQGSNGSSEIVQQSSDFTTVHCPEEENNLIEDVQCTSTNSLRIFDLNHRLVPIELIDSSTQADRGGSSLKEENLKEEGNRQDEKLRFESMILSGLKVSQEGSINKTNESDSKRAGNLEMVMTVADQSSVRAAADGKHKLVSMESEQVGCTQEVHAIQINASEEAIVTPNISPEVENAKHSLDELIESKTVERAHLSDCVADQEHSPAKHNDIDNSSKPCDAFVAQTDLDLELTAKPKEQETTSFFDTNQERRDHSCILSEPNAVKEEKFPDTPTSTDSLYHLDKKMLLSEKRESGSKESLDGSVLSEVEGGDGVISMEHLKTALKSERKALSALYTELEEERSASAIAANQTMAMITRLQEEKAAMQMEALQYQRMMEEQSEYDQEALQLLNDLMVKREKEKQELEKELDEYRKKVQDYEEKEKMRMIRRLRDGSVRSRNSSASCSHTWDSDGLSIDLNHELRAEDSSLCDHQENSNDISTPADAVQNLEEIALDCVKHISILDDSLTEFEEERLSILDQLKALEEKIIQLGGEDEGFSNDLKLIADSSRSNIEDFEGNHDFSRSTGENGVSDVGNQMNYDYTERKKYMDSMAKKLLPLLDAAGEGDEYNEHFITEENLTSKPVDMQNSSASMFALESNKVGIEEEVDHVYERLQALEADKEFLKNCMSSIKKGDKGMDLLQEILQHLRDLKNIEVQMRNTNDDE; translated from the exons ATGGCTGCCAACAGGTTTGCAACCATGCTTCACAGAAACGGCACACACAAACTAGTGCTACTTCTGGTTTATGCAGTCCTTGAATGGGTGTTGATACTGCTCCTCCTCCTTAACTCTTTGTTCAGTTACATGATCACCAAGTTTGCTAGCTACTTTGGCCTTCAAAAGCCATGTTTATGGTGTTCAAGAGTTGATCACATATTGGAACCAGGAGAGCACAAGAGGTCATATGTTACAGATCTCCTCTGTGATAACCATGCTGCTGAGATATCCCAGCTTGGGTTCTGTTCAAATCATCGAAAACTGGCAGAATCAAGCAAAATGTGCTGGGATTGCTTGGCTTCTCAGCCGAGCCGTAATGACAAgcttgaaaatgatgatgatgatggtgatgatgatgaagagacTGTTTTAAAGTGCTGTTGCTGCAATGAGAACTTGAGTAGGAGACAGAACTTAGATTCATACTTATTGTTTAGGCCTTCTTGGGGATCTTTGGAGTATGGTCAGAAAGGAGATTTGGTTATGGAAGCTGTGGATGATGATGAAGGTGAGAACAACAATGGAGGTGAGTTTCTGGGGAGAATACTTTCTGATAAGCTAAAAAAACATAAGAGAAGTAATGGAGAAGAACATGATGAGGCAGAACTTGTTACAGATGAACATCATTTTCCTTCTAATGTTTGTAGCTTTAACTCGAGAGATACCATGGAAGAAGATTGTCTAAGCTCCTCATCAATGTTTATATGTTATGAGAAGGAAGCAATGGAAGATAGCAAAGGTGGTTCCTTTGACATTGCCCGACAAGGTTCTAATGGCAGCAGTGAGATTGTTCAGCAGAGCTCGGATTTTACTACTGTCCATTGTccagaagaagaaaataatttGATTGAAGATGTTCAATGCACCTCCACCAATAGTCTTAGAATATTtgacctcaatcatagattggttCCTATTGAGTTGATCGATTCTTCAACTCAAGCAGACCGAGGAGGCAGCAGCTTAAAAGAAGAAAACTTGAAAGAGGAAGGTAATCGCCAGGATGAGAAATTACGTTTTGAATCGATGATTTTGTCGGGACTCAAAGTCTCTCAAGAAGGATCAATAAACAAGACGAACGAGAGTGACAGCAAAAGAGCTGGAAACCTAGAAATGGTCATGACTGTAGCTGATCAATCTTCAGTTAGAGCTGCTGCTGATGGAAAACACAAATTGGTCAGCATGGAAAGTGAACAAGTTGGTTGTACTCAAGAAGTACATGCTATACAAATCAATGCGAGCGAAGAAGCAATTGTAACACCAAATATCAGTCCAG AAGTTGAGAATGCAAAACATTCTTTGGATGAGTTGATTGAATCGAAAACTGTGGAGCGAGCTCATTTGTCTGATTGTGTTGCTGATCAAGAACACTCTCCTGCAAAACACAATGATATTGACAATTCTAGTAAACCTTGCGATGCATTCGTGGCTCAGACCGACCTTG ATCTGGAGCTTACTGCGAAACCAAAAGAACAAGAAACAACGAGCTTCTTTGACACCAATCAAGAGAGAAGAGATCACTCATGCATTCTTTCAGAGCCTAATGCAGTGAAGGAAGAGAAATTTCCTGACACGCCAACTTCTACCGATAGTCTATATCACTTGGATAAGAAAATGTTACTTTCTGAAAAAAGAGAATCTGGGTCGAAGGAGTCCTTGGATGGAAGTGTTTTAAGTGAGGTGGAAGGTGGTGATGGAGTTATAAGCATGGAACACCTTAAAACAGCACTGAAATCAGAACGAAAGGCATTAAGTGCCTTATATACAGAATTAGAAGAGGAGAGAAGTGCTTCTGCAATAGCTGCAAATCAAACTATGGCAATGATAACAAGGCTTCAAGAAGAGAAGGCTGCAATGCAGATGGAGGCGTTGCAGTATCAGAGGATGATGGAGGAACAATCtgagtatgaccaagaagccTTGCAGCTGCTCAATGACCTCATGGTCAAAAGAGAGAAGGAGAAGCAAGAACTCGAAAAGGAACTAGATGAATATCGAAAGAAGGTACAGGATTATGAGGAAAAAGAGAAAATGAGGATGATTAGAAGGCTTAGAGATGGAAGCGTAAGAAGTAGGAATTCTTCTGCCTCTTGCAGCCATACATGGGATAGTGATGGCCTATCTATTGATCTAAACCACGAATTAAGAGCTGAAGATAGCAGCCTCTGTGACCACCAAGAAAACAGTAACGACATCAGCACACCAGCTGATGCAGTACAAAATTTAGAGGAAATAGCACTAGACTGTGTGAAGCACATAAGCATTCTTGATGACTCTTTGACTGAATTTGAGGAGGAGAGGCTGTCTATTCTGGATCAGCTAAAAGCGTTGGAGGAGAAGATAATACAATTGGGAGGAGAAGACGAGGGATTTTCCAATGATCTTAAACTGATTGCAGATTCATCCAGGTCAAACATAGAAGACTTTGAAGGGAACCATGATTTTAGCAGAAGTACAGGAGAGAATGGGGTATCAGATGTTGGCAATCAAATGAATTACGACTACACTGAGAGGAAGAAATACATGGATTCCATGGCAAAGAAGCTCCTTCCACTTCTAGATGCTGCAGGTGAAGGCGATGAGTATAATGAACATTTCATAACTGAAGAAAACCTCACATCAAAACCTGTTGATATGCAAAACTCCTCAGCTTCCATGTTTGCATTGGAGAGCAACAAAGTAGGCATTGAAGAGGAGGTAGATCATGTCTATGAGAGGCTACAAGCTCTTGAAGCAGACAAGGAGTTCCTCAAGAATTGCATGAGTTCCATTAAAAAGGGAGACAAAGGGATGGATCTTCTCCAAGAGATTTTACAGCATTTAAGGGATCTAAAAAACATTGAAGTTCAAATGAGGAATACTAATGATGATGAATGA